Proteins encoded in a region of the Triticum dicoccoides isolate Atlit2015 ecotype Zavitan chromosome 3A, WEW_v2.0, whole genome shotgun sequence genome:
- the LOC119267232 gene encoding zinc finger CCCH domain-containing protein 17-like: MPISSSLSARLGPGPAPAPARWGPYARPSEPRRTGAGSGCAKASRPPLRLEPATERLLGPARRAESRGSSRGAAAPTPARRRLGDLKKSDPKTDPKPAGTNPEPIQEPRVEESRGCGGFAFLCALAGHEEAITGISMPMGSDKLYSGSADGSVRVWDGNSGKCLDVIKMGGKIGCMITHDKWVFIGIPKSVEAWNTQTGMKLSLQGPSGLVCSMTIKDEMLFAGTADGRIMAWKFPAKEINSEPVSILAGHDRHVISLAVSATRLYSGSLDKTIRVWDLKNLQCVQTLSEHKAAVTSVLCWDQKLLSCSLDKTVNVWAASESGNLQLMHTHSEEHGVRTLFGMHRPGKTPVLLCSLHKSNCVRMLGLPSFEDIGTLSSKTEVKTIELAQGPSRLLLTGDGAGELKVWTWAPQDEESPSTGAAINVS; this comes from the exons ATGCCGATCTCATCCTCTCTCTCCGCGCGCCTCGGCCCCGGTCCCGCTCCCGCGCCCGCACGGTGGGGCCCTTACGCCCGCCCCTCCGAACCCCGCAGGACCGGCGCCGGAAGCGGCTGCGCCAAGGCCTCCCGCCCGCCCCTCCGCCTCGAACCCGCGACGGAGAGACTCCTCGGGCCCGCGCGGAGGGCTGAATCCCGCGGATCGAGTCGCGGCGCCGCAGCCCCTACACCTGCACGACGGCGGCTTGGAGACCTGAAGAAGTCGGACCCGAAGACTGATCCCAAGCCGGCGGGGACGAATCCAGAGCCGATCCAGGAGCCGCGCGTCGAGGAGAGCCGTGGCTGCGGCGGTTTCGCTTTCCTCTGCGCCCTCGCTGGACACGAGGAG GCTATTACTGGAATCTCTATGCCGATGGGGTCCGACAAGCTCTACTCTGGCAGTGCCGATGGCTCTGTTCGCGTATGGGATGGCAACTCTGGCAAG TGCCTTGATGTCATCAAGATGGGAGGGAAGATTGGCTGTATGATCACACATGACAAGTGGGTATTTATTGGAATCCCAAAATCCGTGGAG GCATGGAACACACAGACAGGGATGAAGCTAAGTCTTCAGGGACCTTCTGGGCTTGTTTGTTCCATGACTATCAAGGATGAGATGCTGTTTGCTGGCACGGCGGACGGACGCATCATGGCTTGGAAATTTCCTGCTAAGGAGATCAACTCGGAACCGGTGTCAATCCTCGCTGGCCATGACCGTCATGTGATTTCACTTGCTGTCTCCGCAACAAGGCTTTACTCTGGCTCACTTGACAAGACAATCAGA GtatgggaccttaaaaatcttcagTGTGTCCAAACACTCTCTGAGCATAAAGCTGCTGTTACTTCTGTGCTTTGTTGGGATCAGAAGTTACTATCTTGCTCTCTGGACAAGACTGTAAATGTCTGGGCTGCTTCAGAATCTGGAAACCTTCAACTCATGCATACCCATTCCGAGGAGCAT GGAGTACGCACCCTCTTTGGCATGCATCGTCCGGGAAAGACGCCGGTTCTGCTCTGCTCCCTCCACAAGAGCAACTGCGTCCGCATGTTGGGCCTGCCATC GTTCGAGGATATTGGCACGCTCTCCTCCAAAACAGAAGTGAAGACCATCGAACTCGCCCAGGGGCCATCGAGGCTTCTCTTGACTGGAGATGGCGCGGGCGAGCTGAAGGTGTGGACGTGGGCGCCCCAGGACGAGGAGTCCCCCAGCACCGGCGCTGCCATAAACGTCAGCTAG